The following DNA comes from Methanosarcina vacuolata Z-761.
ACAAAGAAAAGACCTATGTTGGGACTGCAGCTAATGGGTTTGAGTTCGTAGGCTTCTATTTTCAAGAGATTGTTGATGAGAAGGGGTTCGAAAGGAGTATAAAAATCATACCTACTGAAGGGTCTATTGAGAAGGTAATTAAGAGCATTGAAAGTATGGGATGTGTGGAAAAAGCAATATTTGATCATAAAAATGAAAACGGGGCTCCAAAGCGTTCTATTAAAAATATATCTAATGTTGTTGACCCGTGGGTGAACTATTACAGACATACGGATTACGCGGTTGGGCTTGAAAGAATTAAACAAAGCGTTAACAAATGGATAAAAGAGTTTACTTAAATATAAACAAAGTATTTATTTTTGTAATAAGGCTTATCCATAAATTATCAAAATTTATTTATGTTAAAAGTAATTTATGTTAAAATAAATACAAATAAAATTAAAATGATGCTTTTTAAAAAATTCGTTGTATTTACCATGACTCCAGAAAATATTAAGCTCAAAACTCTTGAAATGACCTTTGAAGGCTCAGAAGAGTTCAGAGGGGACGCAAATCAGATACGTGGTTTCTTTGCGTCAAAATTTAATGAATACGATCAGCTCCACAACCATAATACTGACAGATTTTATTATCGTTACCCTCTGGTGCAGTACAAAGTTCTTGATAGAATACCGCTAGTGGTTGGTATAAATGAAGGAGCAGAAATTCTAAAAGGTTTATTTGATAAATTTGATACGGTTACTCTTCCTCATGAGGACTTTGAAATCACTGAAAGGTCTCTGAGGCTTAAAAAACAGGATTTTGGCCTTACAAAAAACCTCTACTTTTACGAATTTCTCACTCCCTGGCTTGCCCTTAATAAAGAAAATGAAGAAAAGTTCTTTGAGACCAGAAACCCTGAAGAAAAAAAGGAAATCCTCAGGAAAACGCTTGTAGGAAACCTGCTCTCCATGTCAAAAGCTTTTGGATATACGGTTCCTGATACCATAAAATGCGATGTTGATGTGGAACTCAGATGTTCAAAGTACAAACAAATGGATTTTACTTCTTTTACAGGCGGTTTTATAGCTAATTTTTTGATTCCGGATTTTATGGGAGTGGGGAAGGGGGTTGCTAAGGGGTTTGGGACTGTAAGGAAAATAACAGAAAATCGAAGAAAAGTGAAATCATTCTAACTTGAATAATATTCAGTAATTGTACAAATTTAATCATAATTAAGGAGTTATTTATGATGAAACCTGAACCCATTGTAATTGAAACTCTTACTCCAATATGGACAGGTGGAGTAAATGGGAGTTCGGACACAGTAAGAGAAACAGGTATTATTGGGAGTATGCGTTGGTGGTATGAGGCAATAGTAAGAGGAATTGGAAAATATGCTTGCAATCCATTAAGTGATAGCAAATGTATGCTTGATGGAAAGGAAAAAGAGAATGACAGAAATAATAAACTGTGCCCAGCATGTTATCTTTTTGGATGTGGAGGGTGGAAAAGAAGATTTCGATTAGAAATAGAAGATTTTGGTGTAAAAGAACCTTTTCACTTAGTTACATTCGATAGAGATGAAATTGGAAATAACTGGTGGCTATCAACAATATTCGAAAAAAATCTTAATAATAACTTTTCTTTTGGAAAATTTATGTTTAGAATTTATCCAGTTGGAAGAGGTGACAAATCGGAAATAATCGCACAGATCAAAGCATTACTTTCCAT
Coding sequences within:
- a CDS encoding CRISPR-associated endonuclease Cas6 is translated as MTPENIKLKTLEMTFEGSEEFRGDANQIRGFFASKFNEYDQLHNHNTDRFYYRYPLVQYKVLDRIPLVVGINEGAEILKGLFDKFDTVTLPHEDFEITERSLRLKKQDFGLTKNLYFYEFLTPWLALNKENEEKFFETRNPEEKKEILRKTLVGNLLSMSKAFGYTVPDTIKCDVDVELRCSKYKQMDFTSFTGGFIANFLIPDFMGVGKGVAKGFGTVRKITENRRKVKSF